In Elusimicrobiota bacterium, the genomic window ATATTTTACATTTAAAAATAGTTATTCTTTGAAACAAAATACAAAATATTTGTGAATTTAGTACCAAAATAGGGTAATTATCCCTGATTTTCGCTTTTTTTTATTTACCACCGCTGTCGTTTTCTAACTCCACTTGGTTTCAGTGTTATTTTTTTTAAGGTATTTTTTCCTAATACCTGCCTACTAAAACCTACCTACTGTCTTTTTACCCTATCGCAACGCCTCCCGTTTCACCGGTTCTTATCCTGATACATTCAGGCAAGTCAAGGATGAATATTTTGCCGTCCCCTACTTCTCCGGTCCTTGCCCCTTTTATGATAGCTTTAACCGTCGGTTCAACAAAATTATCATTGACAGCTATTTCAAGCCGTATTTTCTTTAAGAGGTTCC contains:
- a CDS encoding P-II family nitrogen regulator, with product MKLIIAVIQSYKLDEVKQELYKAEVNLITVSEVLGHGRQKGITEVYRGVKETGNLLKKIRLEIAVNDNFVEPTVKAIIKGARTGEVGDGKIFILDLPECIRIRTGETGGVAIG